One Eurosta solidaginis isolate ZX-2024a chromosome 1, ASM4086904v1, whole genome shotgun sequence genomic window, TGTTGTTAGTAAATTGTATATTTCAGGCTTGCGATCATGACATGAATATCCGGTTTGTGGATGCTAGATATGCTGGTTCAACACTTATTCGTTTGTGTGGAATAATAGTTCCTTAAAAAGTCATTTGGAAAATATGCATCGCGGCATTAGCGGCGATAACTCTATTTATTTAGGTTATTTTGCTAGTTACATCAACACAAATATAATCGGGGTATTAAGACTTAGCTCGTTACTCAAAACTATCGACTAACGGAGTAACGAATCAAGTCCAAATATCCTTACTTTTTATGAcgtaatgttaaaaaaaatatacttatTTGTAGGTGATTCCGGGTACCCGCTGAGTGCCTACTTACTAACACCCTTCCGTCTTGCAGAGTCCGGAACTAGGGAATCAATTTTTAATAAGAAGCACGCAAAAGGTAGAAGCGTCATAGAACGTACGATCGGAGTTCTGAAATGCCGTTTCAGATGCCTCCTCGGAAAAATGCGCTACAATCCTGACAAAGTTAAATCCATTATAAACATATGTTGCGCTTTGCACAATATTTGTAAGATGTTTCGAATCAGTGACCCAGACGAAGCAGAAATTTTTACTGACGCCATTGTATGGTCGGAGCCAAGTAATGAAAATGGGAACGGTACACCAGGAGAGCGTCGCAGAAGACAAATAGCTGATGCTTTACTGTAAAACGAGTAGGGCCGTTTTAATGGACAACAGTATTAATTTATAcctatattttgtatttgaatACAGTGATGCTAGTGAGCTAAGGAATGTACCGAAATTATTTTTATTCTCCGTAATGAACTTGAAGTTTTATTAGCTGTATTTTATTCCCAagctaaaagcaaaaaaatacaaattttaaaatatgaagaTTTTATTGAAATTCCTATGAATTAAATAGAAATAAGATTAAATTGAAATCATAAAATGGACatttgcttaatttttatttctttatttaataaaaatcaacaatTCAATTCAGACTTATAAAATGGTGAaggtacatatatattattactacaagtaaataaataaaaatcaaatatttatttcagACTTTTTAGTTGACGATATGCGTATTAGGTTATTGCTGCTTATTTCATAAGTATAAGGCCACTCATATTAAcatgttctatttttttgtattatttcgtttatttaatttttttttgctaatagaATACCAAAATAGGAGTCGTGCACAAATATACGATCTAAACTTTGTCGATATTTTTAAAGGTTAAAagacgtttttagaaatttgaaatttctttttaataattcaaaCCTCAGAACTGAAAATATCTTTTTGTAGCCCATAAAACTTTCCTTCATATAAAAGTATATGATGTCTCcagtaaataattttaaaaactaaCATAGATCTGAGCCGTTCGGCGAGTCGGCCTTAAGAGTTATAATTTAATGGGATACAGAAATATAACTTCGGTTCAGatgtttgaaatatttgaaaaatttttcaagaTATTTCAAAACCTTTTTTAACTTTTACAAAATGTTCACAAAGTTTGGAGTGTCGATTTAAAGGGTCTTAATTTGGAATCCCATtagcaaaaaattaaaactaatacgaaatgttaaaaaaaattagaacatGTCAATATGGGTGATCTTATAATTATGAACTGGAGTATATTACACTTAAAAACTAGTTTAAAATAAATCACATATTAATTCAGTACTTCATtagaaaataagataaataaaaataaacacaaattcagtcacgtaaagaaaaaatagaaaTGAAACTGAAAGTAGTTGGACGATTTTATTATTtccttagattatatttcaaggTTTTCAGTTCCAACTCCTTCATTTTCATCTCCATTTTTTCTTTCTGTTGTCTTTTTCTTTCAACACTTTCTTCCTTTTTTCTCTCTTCTTTCTTTTTCAATAGTTTTATTTTGTCTTTTTTGAGTTCGTACGTTTTTCTAGCATATTTTGCCATTTCGTCTAATTTTTCTGTCTTTTTGTAATTTCCTCGCAAAGGGTTTTTTGCATTTCTCCCTGCTTTTCAAGTGCCTTCAAGCGCATATTTTCGCGATCCTCCAGTGTCATCCCCGGACGGGGAGTCGATGAACTTTGAGTGATATTTAAGTCTCGAGGATCTTCTTCACCCTCGGTTTCGCTCTCACTCGTGTTGTCACTCTCACCCCCGTTATCACCCGGATTATTGGTTCCAAAGGACTCTCCTGTCGGGCTGGCGGCTTCTTGGAGGTTCAGTAGCTCATCCACGGATCTCTCTAGCGCAGATAAACTTCGCTGGGCGTACGGTCCTCCTCCAGTGGCTACGGTCTCGCTGCGGTTTGGTGAAACCTTTTTTTTAAGCTTCAACTTATAATCTAACCAAACCTAGGACAAATATATTGGTAAGTATGGACTGACACGCAGAATACAATTCAGTTACTACTAGAGGCCTGCACGGATACGATGGTTCGGGTATATAACTAAGTAACGCTTCTGACGATTATCACGTTGTCAGTTACTTTGGAAACTTGCATCGTGATATCGTACGGTTACTTTTGAAACTAACTGGTTAAGTATCTTATCGGgtattatcagaaaaatagtaGGCGGTGGCTCGGAGCTAGGATCTAACCAAACCTAGAGCCCATCTCAGCACCCTTCACAATGCCAGTAACATACCCGAATAGATACGTTAGCAGGTAAAGCTGCTTTACTCGAGTCGATTTCCTGGTAAATTTTCTCAAACAAAGTGCCTACTTGTATATGATGGTTGAATTGAGTTGGGAGTCAAAAAACCATCAGTAATTCGACTCGTGTAAAACAGCCTTAAGTATCAAAAGTAACTCCAGTCAGTAACCGTACGATGCTACGATACCACGATTCTGCGATGTATACTTTTGTATTATTCGTGCAGGTCTATTCTTCTTACCTTGTTCCACTCGCGCCCGTTACGGATTGGAGGACCTATGGAGTTAAGATCCGTGGCGGAATGGTCCCACAATTCTGCCCTGCTCCTCCTGGTCTCTCCAAAATTCCCCATGCCTCTGGCGACGTCTGGATTATTTTCCATCAGCTCGACCAGCTTTTGGAATTGCTGCGGCGTTGTTCTTCTCATTCTGAAAACTTCATTTATTCAAACCAATAActcaatttaattaaatgaattactcacttttaactatttattcaatttatttacttttttcaattgaaaacatTCAAATAAATGCCAATACGTCCTTTTCTATTTTCAAGCGCGAACAAAATAAGCATTCGACAAATTTTGACAGATTTGGCGAAGCGAATATGATTTTTTCGCTTGTGGCAATTCGACAAATTCATCTTCGTCACTCGTTCGACTTTTTTTTTGGCGAATTCGCTAACGATTCGCATCTCGCAATTCGAGACCGCGAAATTCGACAAAATTTTCATTCGCTTCGCAAGTTGACAATATGCGTATATGCTGACTAACCATTATTTATACGCATATTGTCACTTGCGAAGCGAATATATTTGGCGAGTCGAACAGGTTAGCGAACACATCTAAAATTTGCATTGTGAGTGGCGAATGAACTTTTTCGCCTGCTTTGTGATGTTGCCATTCAAACAAATTGAATAAGTTCATCCGAATTTGACGTTTCTGTCACTTACTACATATGTTTTGATGTGTTTacaatatatctatttatatGTGCATAAACAAAAGtgtaataaattaatataaagataaataaaataaagcgaTGATTTCCAACATAGATCTTTTTTTCGAAGAAAGTTACAATGTCGAACAGCGAGCTAGCCTTCTTCGTCAGAGGCGTTTTATAAGGGATTACTCCAATCCCATGGAGCTTCCGCCAACAGTGTAAGTTTAGTGCAGTTTGGTTCTTGAAGTATATATGGAAAATTGTATTTCAATGTAAATGTGTTTATAGATTCATTGCGAATTTTCGGCTTAGCAAGGATGCCTTCATGCATGTCCTGGACAAAATTAAGGACAATTTTCACTGCCGCCTGTCGTCGTCTGTAACCCCTATGCTAAAACTTTGTTGCGCACTTCGTTTTTTTGCCCATGGCAGTTACCAGCAAGCCATAGGAAACGAGTTCCAGTTGGGACTTGCTCAACCCACAGTTTCCCTCGTTTTAAAGGAGATGCTGCCTACTTTAGAGAGAGTTATTTGTACGGCGGCAATAAATATAGAAATGAGTGAAGAAGAGAAGCAGGAGGCAAAAAGGAAGTTCTTCATCAAATCAGGAATACCGAACGTGATTGGGTGTGTTGATGGCACACATATTGGCATTTATGCTCCCAGTGAAAATCGACACCTTTATCTGAATAGGAAAGGGTTTTACAGCATTAATGCGATGATTGTAAGTtttaaagttttcaatacttcAATATCGTTGATAATAAATTGTCTATACATTCCAGGCCTGCGACCATAACATGACCATCCGGTATGTGGATGCCAGATATGCTGGCTCCACACATGATTCCTTTGTGTGGAACAATAGCACATTAAAAACTTATTTAGAGGATAATCAGCTAAGCGGCGATAACTCTATTTACTTAGGCAAGTTTACCTACTTTTGCTGGATAGAGAGTTAACtatcgattttcaattttcaagctGAGATTACTACAGTTTAACCGCCTAACTTTGGTGAGTTAACCTCTAGTTAACTAGCAAAGGTTACCTTTAGCTTATTTGACAGTAAAAATTTTGCTAAATATCTGAAATAGAATTGTGAGTCCATAGTTAACTGTGGCgtcataatataataataataagcaaaATATAATTGTACttataatttgtaggtgattCCGGATACCCGCTGAGTTCATGCTTACTTACACCCTTTCGCATTGCACAGTCTGGAACTAGGGAATCACTTTTTAATAAGAAACATGCGAAAGGtagaaacattattgaacgtACCATCGGAGTTTTGAAATGCCGTTTCAGATGCCTCCTTAGCGATAATAAAATGCGCTACGATCCGGATAAAGTTAAAACAATTGTTAACATATGTTGTGCTTTGCACAATATTTGCAAGCAATTTAGAATTAGTGACCCAGACGAAGCAGACATTTTTACTGATGCCCTTTTTCCTTCGGAGCCAAGTAATGAAGATGGCAACGGTACACCAGGAGAGCGTCGTAGAAGACAGATAGCTGATGCTTTGGTGTAAAAGCCAACACTTTTTCGATAATAGAATAGGCCATATACAGAAAAATAATAGGGACAAAATTGAAGATGGATATACTTATTGAGGAGTGCttactaattttcgtttaaaatatagcttattcaataacagaaaccacattgatacaattttcaaagtttacacaaagtTCAGAATAATTGGTCAAACTTTCAGAAACGGACAGcacaattttcaacttttttggcagaattttcagataattttcgagtatgcagttttgtagcccatttaattttattctaacaATTTGCAAGTTAGAACTCTCAAAAAATTTTCCctgaatttttagaatttgtttttggCAAGGGTGTTTGACTGTTTTCTTCCATACAACTCATAAACTAAATTTacttttgtatggaagaaaacacTCAACACCCTTGccaaaaacaaattctaaaaattcagGGAAAATTTTTTGAGAGTTCTAACTTGCAAACtgttagaataaaattaaatgggctacaaaactgcatactcgaaaattatctgaaaattctgccaaaaaaattgaaaattgtgCTGTCCGTTTCTGAAAGTTTGACCAATTATTCTGAactttgtgtaaactttgaaaattgtatcaatgtggtttctgttattgaataagctatattttaaacgaaaattagtaaGCACTCCTCAATAAGTATATCCATCTTCAATtttgtccctattattttttcaACCACTGTATCTTTTGGAAAGTAATGCGAGTGAGGCAAAGATTGTTCTGAAAttacttttattattaatttaaatacaaagttcaaatataataattcaaaattgatttatttaataagttaACAGGGCTGCAAGCCGGTTTtggaacaaaaagaaattttaattgtaTGGCCTTGAATctattttcttaacttttttttattttttttttacaaagtttaGAAAGTAAATTCGAGGGGCATTAAACTAGTGCTACtactacttacatatatatttttattaaaagtaaataaattaaaatcacatATTCAATTCAGActtcatatttttcttaaaagtaaataaataataaagacttcttaaaattaaataaattttttttgtgctagTGCTGGTGTacttattatatattatatattctacttatatattattattattaaaagtaaataaataaaaatcatataagtaagaaagaaaataaaaatcagGTATTCAGTTCACATTTTTCTTaagattaaataaatcaaaaggaAGTATTTAATTCAgactttttaaaatgttaaagCAATATGAAATACATACAGTAAGTCACAAAAATAAGTATACACCCCTTTATGCGAAGCTATCACCAATTTGAACCATACCATAAAAGGGTGTATACTTATTGTTGACTGACTGTACACttgaaaacaagttttaaaaaaaattcattttcatttcCTTATATTGTATTTAAGGGTTTTTAACTCCAACTCCTTAAGTTTCGTTTCCATTTTGTCTTTGTGTTGTCTTTTCTTTTCTATATTTTCTGCCTTCTTTCTTTCTTCCTTCTCTTTTAATAATGTTAGTTCCTGCTTTTTTTGTTCATAGAGTTTTCGTGAATATCTGGCGATATCTTCCAATGTTTTCCCCATTTTTAAAACACCTTGGCAAAGGGTATCTTGCACTTCGGTTTGCTTTTGCAGTGCTTTTAACCGAATTTTTTCACGATCGTCAACGGTAAGCCTAGGACGGGGAGTCGTTGTTGGTGTCATTGTTGATGGACGTGGTGGTTGATTATCTTGTTGACCCTCGGGTGAACGTGTCGCCATTGTTGATGAACGTGGTGGTTGAATAACTTGTTCACCCTCGGTCATTGTTGGTGTCAATGTTGATGGACGTGGTGTTTGAGTATCACCCTCACCCTCGGATTCTTGGGCCTGAAATTCATTATCTCTATCAGTAGTTCTTTGCCTCGAGGTGCCATATATATTCCCTGTGGGGTTGGCGGCTTGTTGGAGGTGGAGAAGATCATCCACCTCTCGCTCTAGAGCAGACAAGCTTTGCTGAACATACGGTCCTCCTCCAGTGGCTGTAGTTTCCGCGCGGTTTGTGGAAATCTTttttttaagcttcaatttgtAGTCTAGCCAAacctagtatacatatataaataattatctACTCTCACGGAGAGTACGGCCTTTTTTGAGCTTCAATCACTGCCCCAGTACGAGCTTCAGGCGGCAACCATATACTCAGTATTGACTCCTACTGACTTCTACAGTGATACCATCACCATACAATTTTTAGTAGAAATCAATACTGGCTATGGTCACCAAACGAAGCTATTACCAAAAGGGGTATGTTTTTGTTCCTAATAGTTCAATTAGCCACATCTTGAATACACTTGCAGCACAGCGGCAGTAATAGAAGGTCCAACCATCCCTATATATTACTGGACGCCTGCACGGATACGTACGATGCTGGGATACCACGGTTGCGCGCACCGCACCAGATTCCTTGGCATTACTCGTGCAGGCCTCTGGGTCTTACCTTATTCCACTCGGGCCCGCTACGGATTGGAGGACCTAAGGCGTTGATTTCAATCGCGAAATGCTCCCATAACTCCGCTCTTTGGCTCCTGGTGGAACCAAAATTCCCCTGACCCCTTGCGACGTCTGGATTATTCTGCATAAGCGTAACCAGCTTTCGTAACTGCTGTGGTGTTGTGCGTTTCATCCTAAAGcggtattttgtttaaaaaaattatacactcacttttgttttcttttgataatttttacaaatgtttttcacagaaataaatgcAAGCGCGTGCAAAAGCGAACAAATTAGATATTCGGCAAATTTTGACAGCTCTAGCGAAGCGAAGTTAATTTTTTCGCTACCGGCAATTCGAAAAATTCATTTTCCTCACTCATTCGAAATTTATCGGCGAATTCGCTGCAGATTCGCATACCACAATTCGAGACCGCGAAATTCGCCCAAATTTTCATTCGCTTCGCAAGTGACAATATGCGTATTATTATGAAACTAT contains:
- the LOC137240570 gene encoding putative nuclease HARBI1 — protein: MISNIDLFFEESYNVEQRASLLRQRRFIRDYSNPMELPPTVFIANFRLSKDAFMHVLDKIKDNFHCRLSSSVTPMLKLCCALRFFAHGSYQQAIGNEFQLGLAQPTVSLVLKEMLPTLERVICTAAINIEMSEEEKQEAKRKFFIKSGIPNVIGCVDGTHIGIYAPSENRHLYLNRKGFYSINAMIACDHNMTIRYVDARYAGSTHDSFVWNNSTLKTYLEDNQLSGDNSIYLGDSGYPLSSCLLTPFRIAQSGTRESLFNKKHAKGRNIIERTIGVLKCRFRCLLSDNKMRYDPDKVKTIVNICCALHNICKQFRISDPDEADIFTDALFPSEPSNEDGNGTPGERRRRQIADALV
- the LOC137239369 gene encoding myb-related transcription factor, partner of profilin-like codes for the protein MSSNKEFHNNTHIVTCEANENLGEFRGLELWMKRTTPQQLRKLVTLMQNNPDVARGQGNFGSTRSQRAELWEHFAIEINALGPPIRSGPEWNKVWLDYKLKLKKKISTNRAETTATGGGPYVQQSLSALEREVDDLLHLQQAANPTGNIYGTSRQRTTDRDNEFQAQESEGEGDTQTPRPSTLTPTMTEGEQVIQPPRSSTMATRSPEGQQDNQPPRPSTMTPTTTPRPRLTVDDREKIRLKALQKQTEVQDTLCQGVLKMGKTLEDIARYSRKLYEQKKQELTLLKEKEERKKAENIEKKRQHKDKMETKLKELELKTLKYNIRK